In a genomic window of Oreochromis aureus strain Israel breed Guangdong linkage group 13, ZZ_aureus, whole genome shotgun sequence:
- the sdccag8 gene encoding serologically defined colon cancer antigen 8 homolog isoform X2, with the protein MKPTDSDEDEAEHPSSMQKELRQRANQSIQHLSSALLQLDPDGDEVEKVRGGDEDHFTSMAEEDKAAWNQKSQSEAVNQLKSLLLKQGREIPTPVSPSKKQSPSKEGMSSLPAFQDLVPVFHKSEYIQHLEAEVKFCKEELQGMKQRIGVVVVENEKLRSELKAKAVDESLKDYTIRNSTMNEVIDNSHIASVRDHSVQQKEEHNTWKNELEKLKVIYQAQMESLEAQVISLRKDLSVSQKECEEVKLRLRHREKQAADALKADGAPRVAGLCLKCAQHEAVLAGTHTNLHVQAIDRLTKERDELLVALRAVRTSQQETQQREWSACLQVKQAVEMAEEANLQKARVEVQCEQLSRELARQREQLDRDAHGLQQRLAEAREEGRAEARKQKEELTNIVSGLSQRVAELEGQLDRALRDKSSLTSQLEDTLRTLTSQEQENTKVCVDLRYQLSQAALKKQEAERELRELNAKTSRQMEKAAQEVERLSSELVGCRQHLEAVQKDGSQWQAEALSLAEQLANAQRQLHLTRQDREGADRAHEEEMASVTLSARERERELTVMLQQAEAEHLQRVGELDGLLSSQNSLIGRLKEECCNLGTKLEELAEKSRSELEQLALEKQHLEETVKNLRARCSDMEEQCVQHGRMHQRMKDSKALDPAGGVLLPGQRGSFPFSNPGH; encoded by the exons ATGAAACCGACAGACTCGGATGAAGATGAAGCAGAGCACCCGAGCTCCATGCAGAAGGAGCTGAGAC AGCGGGCCAACCAAAGCATCCAGCATCTGAGCAGtgctctgctgcagctggaccCTGATGGAGATGAGGTGGAGAAGGTCAGAGGTGGTGATGAAGACCATTTTACAAGCATGGCCGAAGAGGACAAGGCTGCATGGAACCAAAAGTCACAGAGTGAAGCAG TTAATCAGCTGAAGAGCCTTCTGCTGAAGCAGGGCAGAGAAATTCCCACACCTGTCTCCCCTTCCAAGAAACAGTCTCCATCCAAG GAGGGGATGTCCAGTTTACCTGCCTTTCAGGATTTGGTTCCTGTATTTCACAAGTCAGAATACATCCAACATCTGGAAGCTGAGGTTAAATTCTGTAAG GAGGAGCTGCAGGGAATGAAACAACGGATCGGAGTAGTGGTGGTGGAAAATGAGAAGTTGCGTTCAGAACTGAAAGCCAAAGCTGTGGATGAATCCTTAAAAGATTACACGATCCGAAACTCCACG ATGAACGAAGTCATCGACAACAGCCACATAGCCTCCGTTAGAGACCACAGTGTGCAACAGAAAGAAGAACACAACACATGGAAAAATGAGCTG GAAAAACTGAAGGTGATCTACCAGGCCCAGATGGAAAGCTTGGAGGCGCAGGTCATCTCTCTCAG AAAGGATctgtcagtcagtcagaagGAGTGCGAGGAGGTGAAGCTTCGCCTGAGACACAGGGAGAAGCAGGCCGCAGATGCACTGAAGGCTGATGGAGCTCCTCGTGTGGCAGGATTGTGCCTGAAGTGTGCACAGCATGAAGCTGTGTTGGCTGGGACTCACACAAACCTGCATGTCCAGGCTATTGACAGGCTCACAAA AGAGCGGGATGAGTTACTGGTGGCTCTGCGTGCTGTGAGGACCAGTCAGCAAGAGACACAACAGAGGGAGTGGTCGGCCTGTCTCCAGGTCAAACAGGCTGTGGAGATGGCAGAGGAAGCAAACCTGCAGAAAGCTAGG GTGGAGGTGCAGTGCGAGCAGTTGTCCAGGGAGCTGGCTCGACAGAGAGAACAGCTCGACCGAGACGCACACGGTTTGCAGCAGAGACTGGCTGAGGCCAGAGAGGAAGGCCGAGCAGAGGCCCGCAAACAAAAAGAGGAGCTGACGAATATA GTGTCTGGCCTTTCCCAGCGTGTCGCTGAGTTGGAAGGACAGCTAGACAGAGCTCTCAGAGACAAGAGTTCGCTGACCAGTCAGCTGGAGGACACTCTCCGCACACTTACCAGCCAggaacaagaaaacacaaag GTATGTGTGGATCTGAGATATCAGCTCAGCCAGGCCGCGCTGAAGAAACAGGAGGCTGAACGAGAGCTCAGAGAGCTCAATGCCAAGACCAGCAGACAGATGGAAAAGGCAGCACAG GAAGTGGAAAGGCTGAGCTCAGAGCTGGTTGGCTGTCGGCAGCATCTGGAGGCGGTCCAAAAGGACGGGAGCCAATGGCAGGCCGAAGCCCTGAGCCTAGCAGAACAGCTGGCAAATGCCCAGCGCCAACTGCACCTCACCAG ACAGGACAGAGAGGGTGCAGACCGGGCTCACGAAGAGGAAATGGCATCTGTGACTCTTTCAGCTCGGGAAAGGGAGCGAGAGCTGACTGTGATGCTGCAGCAAGCAGAAGCCGAACACCTGCAGAGAG TTGGAGAGTTGGATGGTCTCCTGAGTTCCCAGAATTCCCTCATTGGGAGGCTGAAGGAGGAGTGCTGCAACCTGGGGACCAAACTGGAAGAGCTGGCTGAAAAAAGCAG aagtGAGCTGGAACAGCTGGCATTGGAGAAACAACACTTGGAGGAAACGGTGAAGAATCTGAGAGCTCGCTGCTCGGATATGGAAGAACAGTGTGTCCAGCACGGTCGCATGCACCAGCGCATGAAGGACAG
- the sdccag8 gene encoding serologically defined colon cancer antigen 8 homolog isoform X1, producing MKPTDSDEDEAEHPSSMQKELRQRANQSIQHLSSALLQLDPDGDEVEKVRGGDEDHFTSMAEEDKAAWNQKSQSEAVNQLKSLLLKQGREIPTPVSPSKKQSPSKEGMSSLPAFQDLVPVFHKSEYIQHLEAEVKFCKEELQGMKQRIGVVVVENEKLRSELKAKAVDESLKDYTIRNSTMNEVIDNSHIASVRDHSVQQKEEHNTWKNELEKLKVIYQAQMESLEAQVISLRKDLSVSQKECEEVKLRLRHREKQAADALKADGAPRVAGLCLKCAQHEAVLAGTHTNLHVQAIDRLTKERDELLVALRAVRTSQQETQQREWSACLQVKQAVEMAEEANLQKARVEVQCEQLSRELARQREQLDRDAHGLQQRLAEAREEGRAEARKQKEELTNIVSGLSQRVAELEGQLDRALRDKSSLTSQLEDTLRTLTSQEQENTKVCVDLRYQLSQAALKKQEAERELRELNAKTSRQMEKAAQEVERLSSELVGCRQHLEAVQKDGSQWQAEALSLAEQLANAQRQLHLTRQDREGADRAHEEEMASVTLSARERERELTVMLQQAEAEHLQRVGELDGLLSSQNSLIGRLKEECCNLGTKLEELAEKSRSELEQLALEKQHLEETVKNLRARCSDMEEQCVQHGRMHQRMKDRLQQLDRHCQSSAQQVCELLAKQNQLMQERNTLSEEMQSLRIELPNMRRTETLST from the exons ATGAAACCGACAGACTCGGATGAAGATGAAGCAGAGCACCCGAGCTCCATGCAGAAGGAGCTGAGAC AGCGGGCCAACCAAAGCATCCAGCATCTGAGCAGtgctctgctgcagctggaccCTGATGGAGATGAGGTGGAGAAGGTCAGAGGTGGTGATGAAGACCATTTTACAAGCATGGCCGAAGAGGACAAGGCTGCATGGAACCAAAAGTCACAGAGTGAAGCAG TTAATCAGCTGAAGAGCCTTCTGCTGAAGCAGGGCAGAGAAATTCCCACACCTGTCTCCCCTTCCAAGAAACAGTCTCCATCCAAG GAGGGGATGTCCAGTTTACCTGCCTTTCAGGATTTGGTTCCTGTATTTCACAAGTCAGAATACATCCAACATCTGGAAGCTGAGGTTAAATTCTGTAAG GAGGAGCTGCAGGGAATGAAACAACGGATCGGAGTAGTGGTGGTGGAAAATGAGAAGTTGCGTTCAGAACTGAAAGCCAAAGCTGTGGATGAATCCTTAAAAGATTACACGATCCGAAACTCCACG ATGAACGAAGTCATCGACAACAGCCACATAGCCTCCGTTAGAGACCACAGTGTGCAACAGAAAGAAGAACACAACACATGGAAAAATGAGCTG GAAAAACTGAAGGTGATCTACCAGGCCCAGATGGAAAGCTTGGAGGCGCAGGTCATCTCTCTCAG AAAGGATctgtcagtcagtcagaagGAGTGCGAGGAGGTGAAGCTTCGCCTGAGACACAGGGAGAAGCAGGCCGCAGATGCACTGAAGGCTGATGGAGCTCCTCGTGTGGCAGGATTGTGCCTGAAGTGTGCACAGCATGAAGCTGTGTTGGCTGGGACTCACACAAACCTGCATGTCCAGGCTATTGACAGGCTCACAAA AGAGCGGGATGAGTTACTGGTGGCTCTGCGTGCTGTGAGGACCAGTCAGCAAGAGACACAACAGAGGGAGTGGTCGGCCTGTCTCCAGGTCAAACAGGCTGTGGAGATGGCAGAGGAAGCAAACCTGCAGAAAGCTAGG GTGGAGGTGCAGTGCGAGCAGTTGTCCAGGGAGCTGGCTCGACAGAGAGAACAGCTCGACCGAGACGCACACGGTTTGCAGCAGAGACTGGCTGAGGCCAGAGAGGAAGGCCGAGCAGAGGCCCGCAAACAAAAAGAGGAGCTGACGAATATA GTGTCTGGCCTTTCCCAGCGTGTCGCTGAGTTGGAAGGACAGCTAGACAGAGCTCTCAGAGACAAGAGTTCGCTGACCAGTCAGCTGGAGGACACTCTCCGCACACTTACCAGCCAggaacaagaaaacacaaag GTATGTGTGGATCTGAGATATCAGCTCAGCCAGGCCGCGCTGAAGAAACAGGAGGCTGAACGAGAGCTCAGAGAGCTCAATGCCAAGACCAGCAGACAGATGGAAAAGGCAGCACAG GAAGTGGAAAGGCTGAGCTCAGAGCTGGTTGGCTGTCGGCAGCATCTGGAGGCGGTCCAAAAGGACGGGAGCCAATGGCAGGCCGAAGCCCTGAGCCTAGCAGAACAGCTGGCAAATGCCCAGCGCCAACTGCACCTCACCAG ACAGGACAGAGAGGGTGCAGACCGGGCTCACGAAGAGGAAATGGCATCTGTGACTCTTTCAGCTCGGGAAAGGGAGCGAGAGCTGACTGTGATGCTGCAGCAAGCAGAAGCCGAACACCTGCAGAGAG TTGGAGAGTTGGATGGTCTCCTGAGTTCCCAGAATTCCCTCATTGGGAGGCTGAAGGAGGAGTGCTGCAACCTGGGGACCAAACTGGAAGAGCTGGCTGAAAAAAGCAG aagtGAGCTGGAACAGCTGGCATTGGAGAAACAACACTTGGAGGAAACGGTGAAGAATCTGAGAGCTCGCTGCTCGGATATGGAAGAACAGTGTGTCCAGCACGGTCGCATGCACCAGCGCATGAAGGACAG
- the tnfaip3 gene encoding tumor necrosis factor alpha-induced protein 3 translates to MSQGQNFLPKFLFVSNLLKAVKIRQRVPNDVVKPAASGGLMHHLRGMHRYTLEMIAMNHFPQAFREVVQAAILDRAMQASLEKEKKLNWCGELKKMVPLRTNGDGNCLLHAASQYMLGVQDTDLVLRKALHGVLKETDTGVFKARFQAELLQSQEFTQTGLRYTTMNWEDEWEKIVKMASPVSSSNGLQFDSLEDIHIFILSNILRRPIIVIADQVVRSMKSGTSISPLNVGGIYLPLHWQPTECYKYPIVLGYDSQHFAPLITIKDSGPEIRAVPLINPRRNGFEELKVHFLMEKEQQQKERLLKEYLHLIEIPIRLGHDITQIMKAARLDEGNLPEDMNLMEDYLQLVNHEYQRWQEDKEQAWAAQPQRPPPFSVSQLSLIEIRCATPRCTFYVSVDTQPHCHECFEKRQATTGGGARIEGVIQTKEGGLQGGVGVIGGSETEVSSRGARSSSPPCSSSGRGVVLSSPRSAPPTAPSLSLYSETHAMKCKTPGCLFTLSVEHDGLCERCFNSRQNHGPPGVGTAATGLPGTNGGPVVPHPAQGSGWNQWGGCETETERCNMCRKEAFRIFNGLCPPCMQRQQAPDRGEPQQINPRTEASSSAWTQARDTERPCLTLTPGHTSAWQGPVARPCKRSGCQFFGTPEKLGFCTICYVDYQTNHHLTPPPAPAQSRHGLETGFQNASRCRGPGCGAVGKVMLEGYCDKCYVKEQSARLNQVANRTSPPLRERAAKPRSSQQSQTQTQCRRSGCSNVSPGCTDLCPECHTRGQGREPGRRAQAPKEKSKQRCRTQGCDHYANQEKQGYCNECDHFKQIYRG, encoded by the exons ATGTCGCAGGGTCAGAACTTCCTCCCCAAATTCCTGTTTGTCTCCAACCTGCTCAAGGCAGTGAAAATCCGACAGCGAGTGCCTAACGATGTGGTGAAGCCTGCTGCCAGCGGTGGCCTCATGCACCACCTGCGGGGTATGCACCGGTACACGCTGGAGATGATCGCCATGAACCACTTCCCCCAGGCCTTCAGGGAGGTGGTTCAGGCCGCCATCCTGGACCGAGCCATGCAGGCCTCAttagagaaagagaagaagctCAACTGGTGTGGGGAGCTGAAGAAGATGGTGCCCTTACGCACCAATG gaGATGGGAACTGTTTGCTTCATGCAGCCTCTCAGTACATGCTGGGTGTTCAGGACACAGACCTGGTTCTTCGGAAAGCTCTCCATGGTGTTTTGAAAGAAACTGACACGGGCGTCTTCAAAGCTCGCTTCCAGGCAGAGCTGCTCCAATCTCAGGAGTTCACCCAAACTGGACTCCGATACACCACCATG AACTGGGAGGATGAGTGGGAAAAGATTGTGAAGATGGCATCGCCAGTCTCCAGTAGCAATGGCCTCCAGTTTGATTCTTTGGAGGACATCCACATCTTCATCCTCTCCAACATTCTCCGCAGACCCATTATCGTCATTGCAG ACCAGGTGGTCAGGAGTATGAAATCCGGCACCTCCATCTCTCCTCTGAATGTGGGTGGGATTTATCTGCCTCTACACTGGCAACCCACAGAGTGCTACAAATACCCAATAGTGCTCGGCTACGACTCCCAGCACTTTGCACCCCTCATCACCATCAAAGACAGTGGTCCAG AGATCCGAGCAGTACCGCTGATCAACCCGAGGCGGAATGGCTTTGAGGAACTGAAAGTTCATTTTCTGATGGagaaggagcagcagcagaaagagaGGCTCCTCAAAGAGTACCTGCACCTGATAGAGATCCCTATCAGATTGGGCCATGACATTACGCAGATTATGAAAGCTGCAAG GCTGGATGAGGGAAACCTTCCTGAAGACATGAACCTGATGGAGGACTACCTACAGCTTGTCAACCATGAGTACCAGCGCTGGCAGGAGGACAAGGAGCAGGCATGGGCCGCCCAGCCACAGCGCCCGCCACCCTTCTCCGTCTCCCAGCTCTCGCTTATTGAGATCCGCTGTGCCACACCACGATGCACCTTCTATGTCTCTGTGGACACGCAGCCTCATTGCCATGAATGCTTTGAAAAGCGGCAGGCCACTACTGGTGGAGGAGCAAGGATAGAAGGGGTAATTCAGACTAAGGAAGGAGGTTTACAAGGTGGGGTAGGAGTCATAGGGGGATCAGAGACTGAGGTGAGCTCCAGAGGGGCCAGAAGTAGCAGCCCCCCATGCTCTTCATCTGGGAGAGGAGTAGTGTTATCCAGTCCGCGCTCAGCCCCGCCCACCGCCCCCAGCCTCAGCCTATACAGTGAAACACATGCAATGAAGTGCAAGACACCCGGCTGCCTCTTCACCCTAAGTGTGGAGCATGATGGACTTTGTGAGCGCTGCTTCAACTCCAGGCAAAACCATGGACCCCCTGGAGTTGGAACGGCCGCTACAGGACTGCCAGGGACCAATGGGGGGCCTGTCGTTCCCCACCCAGCCCAGGGCTCCGGCTGGAACCAGTGGGGAGGCTGTGAGACCGAGACAGAGCGATGCAACATGTGCAGAAAGGAGGCGTTTAGGATATTCAATGGCCTGTGTCCACCCTGCATGCAGAGACAGCAGGCTCCAGACAGGGGAGAGCCACAACAGATCAACCCCAGGACTGAAGCCTCATCTTCAGCTTGGACCCAGGCCAGGGACACTGAGCGGCCATGCCTCACTCTAACTCCAGGGCACACCTCAGCTTGGCAGGGCCCTGTGGCCCGACCTTGTAAAAGATCTGGCTGCCAGTTCTTTGGGACACCTGAGAAACTGGGTTTCTGCACTATTTGCTACGTAGACTATCAGACAAATCACC ACCTGACTCCTCCTCCTGCCCCGGCCCAGAGTCGGCATGGTTTGGAGACAGGCTTCCAGAATGCCTCACGATGTCGTGGGCCTGGGTGTGGTGCAGTTGGCAAGGTGATGCTGGAGGGCTACTGTGACAAGTGCTATGTAAAAGAGCAAAGTGCAAGACTTAACCAAGTCGCAAATCGCACGTCCCCTCCTCTG CGTGAACGAGCAGCAAAACCCAGATCTTCGCAGCAATCCCAGACCCAGACTCAGTGCCGGCGGAGTGGCTGCAGTAATGTGTCCCCGGGTTGCACAGACCTCTGCCCAGAGTGCCACACGCGTGGTCAGGGCAGAGAGCCAGGAAGACGGGCGCAGGCGCCCAAAGAAAAGTCGAAGCAGCGGTGCCGGACACAAGGCTGTGACCACTACGCCAACCAAGAGAAACAGGGCTACTGCAACGAGTGTGACCACTTCAAACAGATTTACCGCGGCTGA